Proteins from a genomic interval of Stenotrophomonas sp. 24(2023):
- a CDS encoding MFS transporter, translated as MSSTPSTAHNAAGTLTKGHKKVIFASSLGTVFEWYDFFLYGSLAAIIAKQFFSGFNETTSMIFALLAFAAGFFVRPFGAAFFGSLGDRIGRKYTFLVTILIMGISTFLVGVLPNYASIGFAAPVILIILRLAQGLAMGGEYGGAATYVAEHAPDDKRGLYTSFIQCTATLGLFMSLLIILACRYFLGNEAFEAWGWRIPFLVSILLLGISVWIRLQLSESPLFQQMKAEGKGSKTPFRDSLKGGNLKLMLLVLLGAAAGQAVVWYGGQFYALFFLSSMLKVDATTSYLLIAGALALGVPFFIFFGWLSDRIGRKKIILAGCLLAAITYIPIFKGLTHFANPAIEEARASSPALVIADPATCSFQFDPVGMRKFTSSCDVATAALTKAGVPYDVQPAAPGSLAVVSVGSSQVTSYEAAGLTKDEGKAKGDAFGAELKGALTSAGYPAKADGARINYAGTIFMLWLLVLYVTMVYGPIAAYLVELFPTRIRYTSMSLPYHIGNGWFGGFLPAISFALVAGTGNLYYGLWYPIIIALMSVVVGGLLLKETKDVDITK; from the coding sequence ATGTCCAGCACACCCAGCACCGCGCACAACGCCGCGGGCACCCTGACCAAAGGCCACAAGAAGGTCATCTTCGCGTCGAGCCTTGGCACGGTGTTCGAATGGTATGACTTCTTCCTGTATGGCTCGCTCGCGGCCATCATCGCCAAGCAGTTCTTCAGTGGTTTCAATGAAACCACCAGCATGATCTTCGCGCTGTTGGCCTTCGCCGCCGGCTTCTTCGTGCGCCCGTTCGGCGCGGCCTTCTTCGGCAGCCTCGGCGACCGCATCGGCCGCAAGTACACCTTCCTGGTGACCATCCTCATCATGGGCATCTCGACCTTCCTGGTCGGCGTGCTGCCCAACTATGCCTCGATCGGCTTCGCCGCCCCGGTGATCCTGATCATCCTGCGCCTGGCCCAGGGCCTGGCGATGGGCGGCGAGTACGGCGGTGCGGCCACCTACGTGGCCGAGCATGCGCCGGATGACAAGCGCGGCCTGTACACCAGCTTCATCCAGTGCACCGCCACGCTGGGCCTGTTCATGTCGCTGCTGATCATCCTGGCCTGCCGCTACTTCCTGGGCAACGAAGCCTTCGAAGCCTGGGGCTGGCGCATTCCGTTCCTGGTCTCGATCCTGCTGCTGGGCATTTCGGTGTGGATCCGCCTGCAGCTGAGCGAGTCGCCGCTGTTCCAGCAGATGAAGGCCGAGGGCAAGGGTTCCAAGACCCCGTTCCGTGACAGCCTCAAGGGCGGCAACCTGAAGCTGATGCTGCTGGTCCTGCTCGGCGCGGCTGCCGGCCAGGCCGTGGTCTGGTACGGCGGCCAGTTCTATGCGCTGTTCTTCCTGAGCAGCATGCTCAAGGTGGATGCCACCACGTCCTACCTGCTGATCGCCGGCGCGCTGGCGCTGGGCGTGCCGTTCTTCATCTTCTTCGGCTGGCTGTCCGACCGCATCGGCCGCAAGAAGATCATCCTGGCCGGCTGCCTGCTGGCGGCCATCACCTACATCCCGATCTTCAAGGGCCTGACCCACTTCGCCAATCCGGCCATCGAAGAAGCCCGCGCTTCCTCGCCGGCACTGGTCATCGCCGATCCGGCCACCTGCTCGTTCCAGTTCGATCCGGTGGGCATGCGCAAGTTCACCAGCTCCTGCGACGTGGCCACCGCCGCGCTGACCAAGGCTGGCGTGCCCTACGACGTGCAGCCGGCCGCCCCGGGTTCGCTGGCCGTGGTGAGCGTGGGCAGCAGCCAGGTCACCTCGTATGAAGCCGCTGGCCTGACCAAGGACGAAGGCAAGGCCAAGGGTGATGCCTTCGGTGCCGAGCTGAAGGGCGCCCTGACCAGCGCTGGCTACCCGGCCAAGGCCGACGGTGCCCGCATCAACTACGCCGGTACGATCTTCATGCTGTGGCTGCTGGTGCTGTACGTGACCATGGTCTACGGCCCGATCGCCGCCTACCTGGTCGAACTGTTCCCGACCCGCATCCGCTACACCTCGATGTCGCTGCCATACCACATCGGCAACGGCTGGTTCGGTGGCTTCCTGCCGGCGATTTCCTTCGCGCTGGTGGCCGGTACCGGCAACCTGTACTACGGCCTGTGGTACCCGATCATCATCGCGCTGATGTCGGTGGTGGTGGGCGGCCTGCTCCTGAAGGAAACCAAGGACGTGGACATCACCAAGTAA
- a CDS encoding manganese efflux pump MntP family protein: protein MSPVSILLIGFAMSTDAFAAAIGKGAAMRKPVFRDALRAGLIFGVIEAITPVIGWLLGRAALQYVEAFDHWIAFGLLAALGVHMIINGVRPDSAGDDEDPSQHHGFWKLALTGFATSIDAMAVGIGLAFMDVHIGVMAAVIGLCTLTMVTAGIMLGRVLGSMVGKRAEIIGGVILVIIGATILYEHLHAVG, encoded by the coding sequence ATGTCTCCTGTTTCGATCCTCCTGATCGGCTTTGCCATGTCCACCGATGCCTTCGCTGCGGCGATCGGCAAAGGCGCTGCCATGCGCAAGCCCGTGTTCCGTGATGCACTGCGCGCCGGCCTCATCTTCGGCGTCATCGAAGCCATCACGCCGGTCATCGGCTGGCTGCTCGGCCGCGCCGCGCTGCAGTACGTGGAAGCCTTCGACCACTGGATCGCCTTCGGCCTGCTGGCCGCGCTGGGCGTGCACATGATCATCAATGGTGTACGCCCGGACAGTGCCGGCGATGATGAAGACCCTTCCCAGCACCATGGCTTCTGGAAGCTGGCGCTGACCGGCTTTGCCACCAGCATCGACGCGATGGCCGTCGGTATCGGGCTGGCCTTCATGGATGTGCATATCGGCGTGATGGCCGCCGTCATCGGCCTGTGCACGCTGACCATGGTCACCGCCGGCATCATGCTCGGCCGCGTGCTGGGCAGCATGGTCGGCAAGCGCGCGGAGATCATCGGTGGCGTGATCCTGGTGATCATCGGCGCCACGATCCTGTACGAGCACCTGCACGCGGTGGGGTAA
- a CDS encoding response regulator transcription factor, translated as MTTLLIADDHPLFREALRGAVQRVIPGVQLFEADSVEALYALADQHNDADLVLMDLNMPGAQGFNALVHMRSLHPHLPVVVVSAREEPTVMRRALDHGAFGFIPKSADSDTIGHALGTILDGETWAPPEAHNVPPTGREEREVGQRLRELTPQQFRVLQMLGAGRLNKQIAYDLNVSEATIKAHVTAILRKLGVTNRTQAVLMAGKLAIDDDAIVLPPEED; from the coding sequence ATGACCACCCTCCTGATTGCCGATGACCACCCGCTGTTCCGCGAAGCCCTGCGCGGCGCCGTACAGCGGGTCATCCCCGGCGTGCAGCTGTTTGAAGCCGACAGCGTGGAAGCGCTGTACGCGCTGGCCGACCAGCACAACGATGCCGACCTGGTCCTGATGGACCTCAACATGCCCGGCGCCCAGGGCTTCAATGCCCTGGTGCACATGCGCTCGCTGCACCCGCACCTGCCGGTGGTGGTGGTGTCCGCGCGCGAAGAACCGACGGTGATGCGGCGTGCGCTGGACCACGGTGCATTCGGCTTCATTCCCAAATCCGCCGATTCGGACACCATCGGCCACGCCCTGGGCACCATCCTCGATGGCGAGACCTGGGCCCCGCCGGAAGCGCACAACGTACCGCCGACCGGGCGCGAGGAGCGCGAGGTGGGCCAGCGCCTGCGTGAACTGACCCCGCAGCAGTTCCGCGTCCTGCAGATGCTCGGTGCCGGCCGCCTGAACAAGCAGATCGCTTACGACCTCAACGTGTCCGAAGCGACCATCAAGGCGCACGTCACCGCGATCCTGCGCAAGCTCGGCGTGACCAACCGCACCCAGGCGGTGCTGATGGCCGGCAAGCTGGCCATCGACGACGACGCCATCGTGCTGCCGCCGGAAGAAGATTGA
- the acs gene encoding acetate--CoA ligase, giving the protein MADLYPVDPQFAAKARIDKTTYQQQYQASVSDPDAFWGKAAERLQWMRKPTRIKNVSYDLADFRIKWFEDGELNASVNCLDRQLATRGDRTALLFEPDSPDAPAQHVTYRELYERTCRLANALRNLGVKKGDRVTIYLPMIVDAAVAMLACARIGAIHSVVFGGFAPNSIADRVSDCQSKLIITADEGLRGGRKVPLKANVDAALKLPGTNTVETVLVVRHTGGAVDMQAPRDRWFHDVVDSQPATCEPEPMNAEDPLFILYTSGSTGKPKGVLHTTGGYLLYAAYTHEAVFDLREDDIYWCTADVGWVTGHSYIVYGPLANGATSLMFEGVPNYPDTSRFWNVIDKHKVSIFYTAPTAIRALMREGEEPVKKTSRASLRLLGSVGEPINPEAWRWYYEVVGDSRCPIVDTWWQTETGGILISPLAGAMDLKPGSATLPFFGVQPALVNADGEIKDGATEGNLIIRDSWPGQMRTVYGDHQRFIDTYFRTYPGSYFTGDGCRRDEDGYYWITGRVDDVINVSGHRIGTAEVESALVSHPKVAEAAVVGFPHDVKGQGIYAYVTLVADEAPSEELHKELVAWVRKEIGPIATPDHLQWAPGLPKTRSGKIMRRILRKIAENAPDQLGDTSTLADPSVVASLVEERKVR; this is encoded by the coding sequence ATGGCTGATCTTTATCCCGTCGATCCGCAGTTCGCCGCCAAGGCGCGCATCGACAAGACGACGTACCAACAGCAGTACCAGGCCTCGGTATCCGATCCTGATGCCTTCTGGGGCAAGGCCGCCGAACGGCTGCAGTGGATGCGCAAGCCGACCCGGATCAAGAACGTCAGCTACGACCTGGCTGATTTCCGCATCAAGTGGTTCGAGGATGGCGAACTCAACGCCAGCGTGAACTGCCTGGACCGCCAGCTGGCGACCCGTGGCGACAGGACCGCGCTGCTGTTCGAGCCGGACAGTCCGGACGCGCCGGCCCAGCACGTGACCTACCGCGAACTGTACGAACGCACCTGCCGCCTGGCCAACGCCCTGCGCAACCTGGGCGTGAAGAAGGGCGACCGGGTCACCATCTACCTGCCGATGATCGTCGATGCGGCCGTGGCCATGCTGGCCTGCGCGCGCATCGGTGCCATCCACTCGGTGGTGTTCGGCGGCTTCGCCCCGAACTCGATCGCCGACCGCGTCAGCGACTGCCAGAGCAAGCTGATCATCACCGCCGACGAAGGCCTGCGCGGTGGCCGCAAGGTGCCGCTGAAGGCCAACGTCGATGCCGCGCTGAAGCTTCCCGGTACCAATACCGTGGAAACCGTGCTGGTGGTGCGCCACACCGGCGGCGCGGTGGACATGCAGGCCCCGCGCGACCGCTGGTTCCATGATGTGGTGGACAGCCAGCCGGCCACCTGCGAACCGGAGCCCATGAACGCCGAAGACCCGCTGTTCATCCTCTACACCTCCGGTTCCACCGGCAAGCCCAAGGGCGTGCTGCACACCACCGGCGGCTACCTGCTGTACGCGGCCTACACCCATGAAGCGGTGTTCGACCTGCGCGAGGACGACATCTACTGGTGCACCGCCGACGTGGGCTGGGTGACCGGCCACAGCTACATCGTGTACGGCCCGCTGGCCAACGGCGCGACCTCGCTGATGTTCGAAGGCGTGCCCAACTACCCGGACACCTCACGCTTCTGGAACGTGATCGACAAGCACAAGGTGAGCATCTTCTACACCGCGCCCACCGCCATCCGTGCCCTGATGCGCGAAGGCGAGGAGCCGGTGAAGAAGACCTCGCGCGCGTCGCTGCGCCTGCTCGGCAGCGTCGGCGAACCGATCAACCCGGAAGCCTGGCGGTGGTACTACGAGGTGGTCGGCGACAGCCGCTGCCCGATCGTCGATACCTGGTGGCAGACCGAAACCGGCGGCATCCTGATCTCGCCGCTGGCCGGCGCGATGGACCTCAAGCCGGGCTCGGCCACCCTGCCCTTCTTCGGCGTGCAGCCGGCGCTGGTCAACGCCGATGGCGAGATCAAGGACGGGGCCACCGAGGGCAACCTGATCATCCGTGATTCCTGGCCGGGCCAGATGCGCACGGTCTATGGCGACCACCAGCGCTTCATCGATACCTATTTCCGTACCTACCCGGGCAGCTACTTCACCGGCGACGGTTGCCGCCGTGACGAGGATGGCTATTACTGGATCACCGGCCGCGTGGACGATGTGATCAACGTGTCCGGCCACCGCATCGGCACCGCCGAGGTGGAAAGCGCGCTGGTCTCGCACCCGAAGGTGGCCGAAGCGGCGGTCGTGGGCTTCCCGCATGACGTCAAGGGCCAGGGCATCTATGCCTACGTGACCCTGGTGGCCGACGAGGCACCCAGCGAGGAACTGCACAAGGAACTGGTGGCATGGGTGCGCAAGGAGATCGGCCCGATCGCCACGCCCGACCACCTGCAGTGGGCGCCGGGCCTGCCCAAGACCCGCTCGGGCAAGATCATGCGCCGCATCCTGCGCAAGATCGCCGAGAACGCACCGGACCAGCTCGGCGACACCTCCACCCTGGCCGACCCGTCGGTGGTGGCCTCGCTGGTGGAGGAACGCAAGGTACGCTGA
- a CDS encoding PAS domain-containing hybrid sensor histidine kinase/response regulator, with protein MVSSWILLLVSVAYAALLFGVAWWGDRRPMYPDRPWLRPVVYSLALAVYCSSWTFYGAVGTAVRNGVGYLPIYLGPLLLLLFGWRIIERLALIARSENVVSIADFISSRFGRSRRLAALVAIIALIGIVPYLALQYKAVAMSLQVLTGSSGPTGYFSDPALYVALLMALFATLFGTRQVDATEHHHGMMLAIALESVIKLVAMVAVGVFAYVWLSDRSDAVVESVHTLFTGLPPVGFISQTLLSFLAIVCLPRQFHVAVVECGDVRDVRRARWMFGGYLVVISAMVIPIATAGVTLFGSGGPVADDAMVLALPLAEGRNALALVAYVGGFSAATGMVIVSSIALATMVSNDLVMPVLLRRSGDHQEAADVASRVLWIRRLAILLLALMAYSYYRSSSNDSTLASYGLMAFAAVAQFAPGLIGGLYWRGASRRGVEAGMLAGFATWLYTLLLPAMTLAGWVETSWVEQGPFGITWLRPQQLFGMSGWDPLTHGTFWSLLVNAATMMLVSARWRPGVDERLRAAPFLDPYARRPSVAGGWPGHVHVGDLLALAARVVGERHARRSFFEQAQSLGRELQPSAPADRPWVQFTERLLAASIGAASARLLLTSLLRGSGMDLGEVVAVLDEAGQELRFNREILSTTLENISAGVSVIDPDMRLTAWNRRYQDMFGYPDGMLYVGRPVADLIRYNAERGELGEGDIEVQINRRIGYMRAGSPHVFERTRSDGKVIEMRGQALPGGGYVTSYNDITDYKRAERALLEANETLEQRVAERSHEAEVAQQSKTRFLAAISHDVLQPLNAARLFASALRDSHQNSDEQRHLAERVDASLRAAEELLDGLLDVSRLDAGGLHPVIGEFDASALMRELAAQYSPVAAGRGLRLDLFARPAWVRSDRRLLRRVLQNFLANALRYTRQGRIVLAVRHRGDEVELQVWDTGPGIPEHHMQQIFDEFHRYQQPFDWGEQGLGLGLSICQRISRLLDHRLNARSRVGSGSMFSIILPRVAPLPGYLDVPPAPSTTPAPAVRGDSLAGLRVLCVDNDEEILDGMRALLGRWQAEVITAATVDQALQQVARRPHVMLVDYHLHDRMDGLDALVALREAAGYPLPGALLTADGRDELKRLARERGYRVLTKPIKPASLRAFLAALRDAAGRG; from the coding sequence GTGGTCTCCAGCTGGATCCTGCTGCTGGTCTCGGTTGCCTATGCGGCGCTGCTGTTCGGCGTGGCGTGGTGGGGTGATCGCCGGCCGATGTACCCGGACCGCCCGTGGCTGCGCCCGGTGGTCTACAGCCTGGCGCTGGCGGTGTACTGCTCGTCATGGACCTTCTACGGTGCGGTGGGTACCGCCGTGCGCAACGGCGTGGGCTACCTGCCGATCTACCTGGGGCCACTGCTGCTGCTGCTGTTCGGCTGGCGCATCATCGAGCGGCTAGCGCTGATCGCGCGCAGCGAGAACGTGGTTTCCATCGCCGACTTCATCTCCTCGCGCTTCGGCCGCTCGCGCCGGCTGGCCGCGCTGGTGGCGATCATCGCCCTGATCGGCATCGTTCCCTACCTGGCCCTGCAGTACAAGGCCGTGGCGATGAGCCTGCAGGTGCTGACCGGCAGCAGCGGGCCCACCGGCTACTTCAGCGACCCGGCGCTGTACGTGGCCTTGCTGATGGCCCTGTTCGCCACGCTGTTCGGCACCCGCCAGGTCGATGCCACCGAGCACCACCACGGCATGATGCTGGCCATCGCGCTGGAATCGGTGATCAAGCTGGTGGCGATGGTGGCCGTGGGCGTGTTCGCCTACGTCTGGCTGAGTGACCGCAGCGATGCGGTGGTCGAGTCGGTGCACACCCTGTTCACCGGCCTGCCGCCGGTGGGCTTCATCTCGCAGACACTGCTCAGCTTCCTGGCCATCGTCTGCCTGCCGCGGCAGTTCCACGTGGCCGTGGTCGAATGCGGTGACGTGCGTGATGTGCGCCGCGCGCGCTGGATGTTCGGCGGCTACCTGGTGGTGATCTCGGCGATGGTCATCCCCATCGCCACCGCAGGCGTCACCCTGTTCGGCAGCGGCGGGCCGGTGGCCGATGATGCGATGGTGCTGGCCCTGCCGCTGGCCGAGGGCCGCAATGCGCTGGCGCTGGTGGCCTACGTGGGCGGTTTCTCCGCCGCCACCGGCATGGTCATCGTCTCCTCGATCGCGCTGGCGACGATGGTCAGCAACGACCTGGTGATGCCGGTGCTGCTGCGGCGCAGTGGCGACCACCAGGAAGCGGCCGACGTGGCCTCGCGCGTGCTGTGGATCCGCCGTCTGGCGATCCTGCTGCTGGCCTTGATGGCCTACAGCTACTACCGCAGCAGCAGCAACGACAGCACCCTGGCCAGCTATGGCCTGATGGCCTTCGCGGCGGTGGCGCAGTTCGCGCCGGGCCTGATCGGTGGCCTGTACTGGCGCGGTGCCAGCCGCCGTGGCGTCGAAGCCGGCATGCTGGCCGGCTTCGCCACCTGGCTATACACGCTGCTGCTGCCGGCGATGACGTTGGCCGGCTGGGTGGAAACCAGCTGGGTCGAGCAGGGCCCGTTCGGCATCACCTGGCTGCGCCCGCAGCAGCTGTTCGGCATGTCCGGCTGGGACCCGCTGACCCACGGTACGTTCTGGTCGCTGCTGGTCAATGCCGCGACGATGATGCTGGTGTCCGCGCGCTGGCGCCCGGGCGTGGACGAGCGCCTGCGCGCGGCCCCGTTCCTGGACCCGTATGCGCGGCGGCCCTCGGTGGCCGGTGGCTGGCCGGGCCATGTGCACGTGGGCGACCTGCTGGCGCTGGCGGCGCGGGTGGTGGGCGAGCGCCATGCACGCCGTTCCTTCTTCGAGCAGGCGCAGTCGCTGGGCCGCGAACTGCAGCCTTCCGCCCCGGCGGACCGTCCCTGGGTGCAGTTCACCGAGCGCCTGTTGGCCGCATCCATCGGTGCGGCCTCCGCACGCCTGCTGCTGACCAGCCTGCTGCGCGGCTCGGGCATGGACCTGGGCGAAGTGGTGGCGGTGCTGGACGAGGCGGGGCAGGAGCTGCGCTTCAACCGCGAAATCCTGTCCACGACGCTGGAAAACATCAGCGCCGGGGTCAGCGTGATCGACCCGGACATGCGCCTGACGGCCTGGAACCGCCGTTACCAGGACATGTTCGGCTATCCCGACGGCATGCTCTACGTGGGCCGGCCGGTGGCCGACCTGATCCGCTACAACGCCGAGCGCGGCGAGCTGGGCGAGGGTGACATCGAGGTGCAGATCAACCGCCGCATCGGTTACATGCGTGCCGGTTCGCCCCATGTGTTCGAGCGCACCCGCAGCGACGGCAAGGTGATCGAGATGCGCGGGCAGGCGCTGCCCGGCGGCGGCTACGTCACCAGCTACAACGACATCACCGATTACAAGCGCGCGGAACGGGCGTTGCTGGAGGCCAATGAAACGCTGGAGCAGCGCGTGGCCGAGCGCTCGCACGAAGCCGAAGTCGCACAGCAGTCCAAGACCCGCTTCCTGGCGGCGATCAGCCATGACGTGCTGCAGCCACTGAACGCGGCGCGCCTGTTCGCTTCGGCACTGCGCGACAGTCACCAGAACAGCGATGAGCAGCGCCACCTGGCCGAACGCGTGGATGCCTCGCTGCGTGCGGCCGAGGAGCTGCTCGATGGCCTGCTGGACGTATCGCGCCTGGATGCCGGCGGCCTGCACCCGGTGATCGGTGAGTTCGATGCCAGTGCACTGATGCGCGAACTGGCCGCGCAGTACTCCCCGGTGGCGGCCGGCCGTGGCCTGCGCCTGGACCTGTTCGCGCGCCCGGCCTGGGTGCGCAGCGACCGCCGCCTGCTGCGCCGCGTGCTGCAGAACTTCCTGGCCAACGCCCTGCGCTACACGCGCCAGGGCCGCATCGTGCTGGCGGTACGCCACCGCGGTGACGAAGTGGAACTGCAGGTGTGGGATACCGGGCCGGGCATTCCCGAGCATCACATGCAGCAGATCTTCGATGAGTTCCACCGCTACCAGCAGCCCTTCGACTGGGGCGAGCAGGGGCTGGGGCTGGGCCTGTCGATCTGCCAGCGCATCTCGCGCCTGCTCGACCACCGGCTCAATGCGCGCAGCCGCGTCGGCAGCGGTTCGATGTTCTCGATCATCCTGCCGCGGGTAGCGCCGCTGCCGGGTTACCTGGACGTGCCGCCGGCCCCCAGCACCACGCCGGCGCCGGCGGTACGTGGTGATTCGCTGGCCGGGCTGCGCGTGCTGTGCGTGGACAACGACGAGGAGATCCTTGATGGCATGCGCGCGCTGCTGGGGCGCTGGCAGGCCGAGGTGATCACCGCGGCGACCGTGGACCAGGCGCTGCAGCAGGTGGCCCGGCGCCCGCACGTGATGCTGGTGGATTACCACCTGCATGACCGCATGGATGGCCTGGATGCGCTGGTCGCATTGCGCGAGGCGGCCGGCTATCCCCTGCCGGGCGCGCTGCTGACCGCCGACGGCCGCGACGAACTCAAGCGCCTGGCGCGCGAGCGCGGCTACCGCGTGCTGACCAAGCCGATCAAGCCGGCCTCGCTGCGTGCCTTCCTGGCGGCGCTGCGTGATGCGGCCGGCCGCGGGTAG
- a CDS encoding DcaP family trimeric outer membrane transporter: MSHRTLKAVRNPLAACLLVALVAPGMALADTAKEKALEARVAELERQVQLLLGAQQQQQTQITQTQQAVTEVRTVQAEQKPAVPAGKQPIQITTLTPGAAPGTTVKIGGFIKADFLATQTSDGQLADDATGRALYLPGQTPVAGAGGNGRRSGTDFNAHAKFSRFNLGIDTVTEGGNKAGALFEMDFFGNSLGNQTATNTYGVTLRHAYMYWNNWLAGQTWSNFMDAAALPEAVDFVGPTDGTIFVRQAQIRYTQGGFSVALENPETTTLTGTRNPVTGAWTNASANSDRGGLPDLTLRYGWKGGWGTFGVGGLVRQLKVDNQATGAKADKVAGGLTLGGKWVMGDSDTLHYQLTGGEGIARYIGLGVTADTAYDIARDELNPTGVIAGYVGWRHAFTPKLRTNLIYARSDYDNDGSLGPLVTKSVQSIRGNIFYSPLPKVDVGAELMFGRREIENGTKGDITRLQFTTKYSF; encoded by the coding sequence ATGAGCCACCGTACGTTGAAAGCCGTGCGCAACCCCTTGGCGGCCTGCCTGCTGGTCGCCCTGGTCGCACCGGGCATGGCATTGGCCGACACCGCCAAAGAGAAAGCGCTGGAAGCACGCGTTGCCGAGCTGGAACGCCAGGTCCAGCTGCTGCTGGGGGCGCAGCAACAGCAGCAGACCCAGATCACGCAGACCCAGCAGGCCGTCACCGAAGTGAGGACGGTGCAGGCCGAACAGAAGCCGGCCGTGCCGGCGGGCAAGCAGCCGATCCAGATCACCACCCTGACCCCAGGCGCCGCACCGGGCACCACGGTCAAGATCGGTGGTTTCATCAAGGCCGATTTCCTGGCCACCCAGACCAGCGATGGCCAGCTGGCCGACGACGCCACCGGCCGCGCGCTGTACCTGCCCGGACAGACGCCGGTTGCAGGCGCCGGCGGCAACGGCCGCCGCTCGGGCACCGATTTCAATGCCCACGCCAAGTTCTCGCGCTTCAACCTGGGCATCGACACCGTCACCGAAGGCGGCAACAAGGCCGGTGCGCTGTTCGAAATGGACTTCTTCGGCAATTCGCTGGGCAACCAGACCGCCACCAACACCTATGGCGTGACCCTGCGCCACGCCTACATGTACTGGAACAACTGGCTGGCCGGCCAGACCTGGTCCAACTTCATGGATGCGGCCGCGCTGCCGGAGGCGGTGGACTTCGTGGGCCCGACCGACGGCACGATCTTCGTGCGCCAGGCACAGATCCGCTACACCCAGGGCGGTTTCAGCGTGGCCCTGGAAAACCCGGAAACCACCACGCTGACCGGCACCCGCAACCCGGTCACCGGTGCCTGGACCAACGCCAGCGCCAACTCCGACCGCGGTGGCCTGCCCGACCTGACCCTGCGCTACGGCTGGAAGGGCGGCTGGGGCACCTTCGGGGTCGGCGGCCTGGTCCGCCAGCTGAAGGTGGACAACCAGGCCACCGGCGCCAAGGCCGACAAGGTGGCCGGCGGCCTGACCCTGGGCGGCAAGTGGGTGATGGGTGACAGCGATACCCTGCATTACCAGCTGACCGGCGGCGAAGGCATCGCCCGCTACATCGGCCTGGGGGTCACCGCCGATACCGCCTATGACATCGCCCGCGACGAACTGAACCCGACCGGGGTGATCGCCGGCTATGTCGGCTGGCGCCATGCCTTCACGCCGAAGCTGCGCACCAACCTGATCTACGCGCGCAGCGACTACGACAACGATGGCAGCCTCGGCCCGCTGGTCACCAAGAGCGTGCAGAGCATCCGCGGCAACATCTTCTATTCACCCTTGCCCAAGGTCGACGTGGGTGCCGAGCTGATGTTCGGCCGCCGCGAGATCGAGAACGGCACCAAGGGTGACATCACCCGCCTGCAGTTCACCACGAAATACAGCTTCTAG